The Candidatus Neomarinimicrobiota bacterium genome contains the following window.
TGATGGGTGATGTTTTCTAGTTTGCTTATGTCTACCATTATTTCTCCTGTCCACTGGACATTGTTTTGTCATCATATTCTGCCAAAAGATCGATTTTCAAATGGCGAGAAAGATAATGCACGTCAAGGTAAAAAGGGACCGGTATCCAACAGAGCCACCAATAATTTATAGGTAGCTCGTGAGATAAATAAGATCAGGAGTTAATTGAAGATGGATCTGACAGCATCTACAAGTAAGACGGGGGCATAATTGTGTCACCAGGAGCCCCCCTATTGGTTCGCCCAGATGACTGGCCCGGGTTATTCAGGCCGTAATAGTCGGTGTAGATCGTCGGTGTTTCCTGAAGACGGATACGGTGTAGTTGTCCATCTTGCAAATAGGTGGCTATCTGTTCCCATATCCAGGTCACCATGTTTTCAGTTGAGGGCTGTTTTCCTTTGAACCAGGGGATATCTACTTCAATCTGCGAGTGATCCACATGCTGGATAACCCGTTCGTTCACCACCTGCTTGAGGTGACCCAGATCCACAATAAAGCCTGTGTCCGGGTTGATCTCTCCAGTAACAGATACCGTTAGCTCATAGTTGTGGCCATGCATCTTCAGATCCGGTCCAAAAGCGGCCTGGTTTTCTTCCTCACTCAGGGC
Protein-coding sequences here:
- a CDS encoding 6-carboxytetrahydropterin synthase, with translation MIVIHKVFHFCAAHRYGNPALSEEENQAAFGPDLKMHGHNYELTVSVTGEINPDTGFIVDLGHLKQVVNERVIQHVDHSQIEVDIPWFKGKQPSTENMVTWIWEQIATYLQDGQLHRIRLQETPTIYTDYYGLNNPGQSSGRTNRGAPGDTIMPPSYL